The Cicer arietinum cultivar CDC Frontier isolate Library 1 unplaced genomic scaffold, Cicar.CDCFrontier_v2.0 Ca_scaffold_5447_v2.0, whole genome shotgun sequence DNA segment ACTTGCTCATATAAAAAAGTTCATCATAACATGAATTTGTTTGTTTAAAGCGTAATTATCTGATTGtgcaaatatatttaaaaatataaaagataaatttgagagaaaaaaaatatttaaactgtattttgtgttaaatatcTTTCATATCCACTACTAGTATTATATGTATGTGTCAAAAAGTCATGTGGATTAGATTCAAGTTGCTAATTTTTGTTCGTGTATGGTTGTCAGATTTTTAGCAACGGAAAATACAAAAGTGTGCTACATAGAGTTTTGGTGAATTCTTCTAAGCCTAGAAGATCCGTGGCATCGTTGCATAGCGTTTGTTTCAACAGTACGGTGAGACCGTCACCAAAACTCATTGACGAAGCGAATCCCAAACGTTACGTAGACACCGATTTTGAAACTTTTCTTGCCTACGTTTCAACAACGGAGACCAAGAGAAAGAGTTTTTTGGAGTCTAGGAAATTCACTTCTA contains these protein-coding regions:
- the LOC105851497 gene encoding probable 2-oxoglutarate-dependent dioxygenase SLC1, whose translation is MPPHSDYGFLTLLLQDEVEGLQIQFQGKWFTVHPINNAFIVNVGDHLEIFSNGKYKSVLHRVLVNSSKPRRSVASLHSVCFNSTVRPSPKLIDEANPKRYVDTDFETFLAYVSTTETKRKSFLESRKFTSILHR